Genomic DNA from Vibrio vulnificus CMCP6:
TTGGCAGCGCGGTCGTTGCTATCGTCATTGTTATCGCTGGGATTCGTTTTCAAGCATGGGTCAACAGTGGCTTACGCAATACACTCGCTGGTTTGTCCGCAATGGCCGATAACGACTACCGAAATGACATTGTGTCAGCTGGGCCAAGAGAGCTGAAAGAAATCAGCATGAAACTTAATCAAGTGATCGCCTCGACACGATCATCGCTGAGTATCGTTACCAACAATTGTGAATCACTCTATCAAAGTGCAGAGACCAGCCATTACGCGGCTGAACACTCGAGTGCAAGTTTGGCCAATCAAAACGACTCCCTCGCCACCATTGCGACTACCGTCGCGCAGTTGGAAGCATCCATCGACAGCATTGCGCAAATGACGTCGGCATCAAGCAATGATGCAAACGAGGCGGCGCAAAGCACAACGCATGGTGTCGATGTGGTCGAAGAGAGTTTAGCACGATTGGAATCACTGCAATTGACGCTCAATGTTAACGAAGAAGCGATGAGTGAGCTTGATCTGCGTGTAGATGCGATACGCGAGATGGTCGACATGATCAGTGGTATTGCAGCCAATACTAACCTCCTTGCTCTGAATGCGGCGATTGAAGCTGCGAGAGCGGGCGAGCAGGGCAGAGGCTTTGCCGTAGTTGCCGATGAAGTCCGAAAACTTGCCAGTGATACTTCAAAGCAAACCAGTAATATTAGCGAAATGATCAGTGAACTGACGTTAGCGGCGGATAAGAGTCGCCATGCGGTTGAAGATTCGCGTAAAGGAATGTCACAAGCGCTGCTTTCAAGCGGTGAGGTTCGGTCTGCATTCTCTGATATCGCACGGGTAGTACAACAGATCCGAGCGAGAGTTGAACAAATTACCCATGCCACTCAAGAGCAGCAGAGAGCAACCGTCGATGTGACTCGTGCCATTGTCCATATCTCTGATCAAGGTGAGCAAACCCGCACACAATTGGAAGCGATGGTGGAGAGTTCGCACCAAGTATCGAGCATTGCCGCCAAACAACAAGAGATGCTGCATAGCTACCAACTTGCGTGACGTTCCACCGTACTCTAGTGGATTCAGAAATGGTTTCTAAACGGCTGGGTGAGCATCTTATCGAGCCGTTGTTCATTAGGATTGCGAATCTCTGGAATGCCAATAACAACGCCTTCATGACCCGCTTTAGGTTGTTCACGATACGTATGGAAACAGCGGTCCCAAATAGACAGGAAGAAGCCAAAATTGGAATGGGTTTCCTTCACTTCAATGGAGTGATGCACT
This window encodes:
- a CDS encoding methyl-accepting chemotaxis protein, which encodes MSFNKRYSLSLIQMISGLFITFLLFVVALSSSSYRGVNQIGVQFDTLSEQALPLALNNAKLTQSILEQIKLLNYSSTLESATELDATRARIEQLNDTIALLIAQVTEMGERFEHVVTKDEKKSLLENASRLQQLSYRVIESQVQTISEQEDLDKSISTFRYGLSSIGPEMTRISSFLAIDNPESQDASNRFSAGASSMESTFLMLLMQRDLAGAEKEYQEMKNRIAGIELAFDDFKDWHPDVMEFTSLTAPYNIVLDGFRANGLLSLVMARVERQQAQQFDIQQATMLSNNTLNLLNDISTSSMALIDDSEQIVHQTIERLVSLLLIGSAVVAIVIVIAGIRFQAWVNSGLRNTLAGLSAMADNDYRNDIVSAGPRELKEISMKLNQVIASTRSSLSIVTNNCESLYQSAETSHYAAEHSSASLANQNDSLATIATTVAQLEASIDSIAQMTSASSNDANEAAQSTTHGVDVVEESLARLESLQLTLNVNEEAMSELDLRVDAIREMVDMISGIAANTNLLALNAAIEAARAGEQGRGFAVVADEVRKLASDTSKQTSNISEMISELTLAADKSRHAVEDSRKGMSQALLSSGEVRSAFSDIARVVQQIRARVEQITHATQEQQRATVDVTRAIVHISDQGEQTRTQLEAMVESSHQVSSIAAKQQEMLHSYQLA